In Gemmatimonadota bacterium, the sequence GGTGGCCCGGGCGTTCAGGATCCGGATCACCACCTTCTCGCCCATGGAGGCCGGCAGCGTCGAGACGCGCAGGTCCACCGGCGCGCCGTTCACCGCCACCCGGGCGCGCCCGTCCTGCGGCCGCAGCCGGTCGGCGATGTCGAGCCCCGACATGATCTTGATGCGTGAGATGAGCGGCGCCCCCGCGGTCCGCGGGATGTTCATCACCTGCCGCAGCACGCCGTCGATGCGGTAGCGCACCGCCACCCCGGCCTCGCCCGGCTCGATGTGGATGTCGCTCGCCCGGGCCAGGATGCCGTCGGAGAGCATGAGATCCACCAGCCGCACCACCGGGCGCTGGCTCGCCTCCTCCGCCGAGGCGGCGAGGTCGGTGACGCTGTCATGGTCGTCGAGCTGGGTGACCTGCAGGTCACCGTCCATGCCGCCGAGCAGCTGCGCCATCACGTCGGAGCCACCGCCCCGGTACAGCTCGTCCATCCGCTCCCGGATCTTGAGCGGGGAGCAGAGGAATGACCGCACCTCCCGCCCGGTGGCGAAGGCGAGGTCCTTCTCCGCGTCGATGTCGAAGGGATTGGCGGTGGCGATCTCGAGCAGCGCCTCGGTCTGCCGCAGTGGGAGGATCCCGAAACGGCGCACCAGCGGCTCGGGGACCAGGTCGCGCATGGTACGGTCGAGGCTGCTGAGGTCGGCCACCGGCAGCCGGAACCGGGCCGCCGCCGCGCGGAGGATCTCGTCATCGCTGACGAGCTTGCGCTGGACCACCGTCGCCCAGAGCGACTGCGGGTCCTTGGCCAGCTCACCCCGGAGCTTGATCAGCACCTCGGGGTTGAGCAGCTTCTCGATGGTCGGGACCAGCCACTCGTCAGTAAACTGCATGCAAGCCCAAGCGGGAGAATCGGTTACTCAGGGGCAATGGAAGAAACCTAAGGCACCCGGGGACCCCCGGGGAGTGGCCTACAGGATCTCCCACCACTCCCGCTCCACATCCACCGAGAGACCCACCCGGCCGGTGCGCAGCGAGACCCCGGTTTCGACCCGGAGCAGCCGGTGGAAGAGCTCCAGCCCGACCCCCGCCACCGGCTGCAGCCGGCCGCTGGCCCGCCAGGGGACCCCAGCCACCCCTCCTCCAGCCACCCCGGTGGCCAGGAACGGCGCGAGCACCAGCCGGTTGCCGGTTGAGACGTAGGGTCCGAGCGGAATGGCCGGCGCGGGCGCGGCCAGGCGGTATTCCAGTCGGCCGAGGGCGTACCGGCGGCCTCCGATGGCCCGGAAGCCGACCCCGGGCAGGGTGCCCCAGCCTCCCAGCGCAAAGCTCCGAGAGGCGGGCAGCTCGCGGCTGCCGGCGCCCCCCTCCAGGTGAACCGCCACCACACCGGGCCCGGCGGGCCGCCGCAGGTCCACACCCGCCGTGAGCCGTCCGTAGTCCCGGTCCCCGGTGCCACCCTCGACCCGGACCTCGAGCCGGTGGGAGGCGTCGCGATCGAGCCGGGCGGCACCCAGCACCACGCCGAGCCGCCCCACGCCCACCGTCCCGGCACCAAGGGCCGGGTTGGGGCGGTAGCTGCCGGAGGCGGGCGTGGCCTCCACCGCCACGGACCGGGTCCGCTCCACCGCCACCCCGCCCTCCACCCTGCTGGCAACCGAGCCACCGAGCCGCCGGGCCACGGTCAGGCCCACCTGGTCGAGCCGGACATAGTCGCCGAGGTCGCGCCCCCCCTCCTGCGCGAGCAGCGAGTTGACCACGCCCGAGACCACCGGCGTGTCGCCGAGATCGGCGATGGCCCGGGCGGCGGTGAGGGTGGCCGCGGTGGCGCCCCGTCCCAGTTCGAGGGTCGCGCCGCCGGTCAGGCGGCCGTCGGCGGTCCCGATCGCGGCGCGCGGCAGCAGGGCGGCGGCGGGTCCGAGGGCGAAGCGGAACCCGAGGCCCAGGGTGAGGCCCTGCACCCGGTTCACCCGGACCAGGTCGCTGATGGCCGAGATTCCGAGCCGGGAGCGGGCGAGGCCGCTCAGGTGCTGCCCCGGGGCCAGGCGGGCCACCTCGTCGCGGAGGGCATCGAGGTCGCCCTGCGCCACGGGGCGTGCCACCTCCTGGATCGCTGCGGCGAGCGGTGCATCCCAGGTGGCGGTGCTCTCCGCCGGCGCGCGGAGTCCGCCCACCGCGGGGCCGAGCCGCACCACCTGGGGCACCCCGGCGTTGAGTTCGTATTCGCCGATCTCCCAGCGTCCCCGGATGATGGACCGCGCGGGGAGGTCGAGCCAGGTGAGCCGGCGGCGGATCTCGATCTCCTGGCGCCATGGCAGCCACCAGCGGCCCTCCACCCGGGCGTTCTCCAGGCGCACGCTCAGGTCCTCGATGGAGCGGTCGAGGTAGGCGGCGGCGGTGAAGCTGAACCGGAAGCGCACCAGGTCACCGCTGGTGGCGTCGAGCGAGAGGGTGCCGATCACCCGGGGCGCCGCCGGATCGCGGGGACGCACCAGCACCTCATGCAGCCGGCGGGCGCCCTCCTGGGTGCGCAGCTCGAGGGAGTCGGCGAGGCGGAAGTGGTAGGCGGCCGGCCCCTCCGGGGCGAGGGGGTGGATGACGTCGCGGACCTCGTCCCCTTCGCCGATGCGGATGCGGTCACCGAAGTTGTTGGTGACGATGCCAAGGTGGTCGCGGTGGTAATTGATGTCGGTGGGGAGCCAGCGGCCGTCGCGCCAGCCGCGGATCACCTGGCGGTGCAGGTCGGGCGCCTGCCAGTAGACGTCCACCAGCAGCTCGTCGGCCTTGATGAGGCGGGGCGCGGCGGCGAGGTCGCGACCCGCCTGGCCCAGGAAGAAGACGAAGCCGTGCGCCGTGGTGTGGTAGCTCCGCAGGGTGGAATCCGGCTCGGCGCGCTGCCGCGCGGCCATGGCGCGCCCCACCAGCGCCAGGGTGGTGGAATCGTCCCAGCCCTGCGCCGCCGCCGGCGCGCCGCCGAGCGCCGCCAGCAGCAGCGCGGCACCGAGTCGCCCCCGGATCCCGTGTCCCCCGCGTCCGTGCCGTCGAAGCATCCGCTCGCTGCCGCCTCGTGGTAAGTTGCAGCCGTGATCCCTCCATCCCGCCTCGTCCCGCCGCTGCTCGCCCTGGCCCTGGCCTGCGGCCGGGCGCCCGCCGCCACCGGGGGCACACCCGACGCCGTGCCCCCCGCGGTCGGCCGGGTGCTCCCGGCGGACGAGCTCTTCCCGCTGGAAGTGGCCGGCGTGACGCCCAGCGACACCACCGTGACCTTCGCCACGGGCCGGCCCCGGACCATCATCCTGCGGCACGGCCCCCCGGACAATACCGTGTTCGTGGAGCTCGCGTTCCCGGCCGCGGCGTTCGCCGCCGCGGGCACGCCGGAAAGCGTGACCGTGAGCGTCGCCCCCGCCCCCGGGCTGTACGGCCTGACCCTCACCAGCACGATCCCGCCGGACACGGGGGCGCGGCTGCGGTTCAAGTACCCGGTGCACTTCGCCGCGCCGGCCGCCGGCGTGGCCCGGTACGGCAGCCTGGCCCGGTTCGAGCGCGCGCTGGTGGTGCTGGTCCGGCTGGACGACGGCCGCTGGGGGGTGCTGCCGAGCAGCCGGCCCGCCTCCGACAACCTGGAGGCGCCGCTGCGCGGCCCCGGCACCTACCTGCTGGCGGCGCCCCGCTAGCGTGAGTCGCGCGACGGGCCCGCGGGCGGTAGGTTTCGGCCCTCGCGTCACCCGACCCTCCCCAGCCCACGGCTCCCGCGTCATGGCTCCCGGCTTCAGCTCGCTCCCCGACTTCCTGGCCCGCGCCACGCCGGGCATGGTGCCCGTGGTCCGCCAGGTGGTGCTCGACGGCGACACGCCGGTGGCCGCGTTCGCCAAGCTGCACCAGGGGCGCTACGGCTTCCTGCTCGAGTCCCTGGAAGGGGGCGAGCGCTGGGCCCGCTACACCTTCCTCAGCACCGACCCCCGCGAAGTCCTAAGCTACCACGGCCGGGAGGTGCGCCGGTGGACCCCGGGCGCTGGCTGGAGCACCGTGGCCACCGACGAGGCGCCGCTCGACCACCTTGCCCGGACGATGCGGCAGTACCCCCCGGTGGACCTGCCGGGGCTGCCCCGCTTCACCGGCGGCGCGGTGGGGTACATCGGCTACGACGTGGTGCGCAGCCTGGAGCGGCTGCCCGACGCCCCGGCCGACGACCGCGGGCTCCCCGACGCGCTGCTCATGGTGGCCGACACCCTGCTGGTGCTCGACAACCTGTTCAACCGGGCCACGATCATCGCGAACGTGGAGGTGGCGCCGGGGATGTCGCCGGCGGCGCTCGAGGCGCTGTACCACGGCGCCGTCGCGCGGATCGAGGGGTGGCTGGCGCGTCTGGCCGCGCCCTCGGCCCTGACGCCGCTGGCCATCGAGGGGGCGGCGCCGATCCCGGCCACCACCGCGCCCTTCAGCGACCAGGCCTACCAGGACGGCGTGCGCACCATCCAGGAGCACATCGCCGCGGGCGACACCTTCCAGACCGTGCTGTCCCGCCGGATCGACCTCGACGCGCCGGACCCGTTCCTCACCTACCGCTACCTCCGCGCGCTCAACCCGGCGCCGTACCTGTACTTCCTGCACTTCGACGACCTGCACGTGGTGGGCAGTTCGCCCGAGGTGCTGATCCGCGTGGAGGAGGGCGAGGTCACCGTGCGCCCGATCGCCGGCACCCGGCCCCGTGGCGCCACCGCCGCGGAGGACCAGGCGCTGCAGGCGGAGCTGGAGGCCGACCCGAAGGAACGCGCGGAACACCTGATGCTGGTGGATCTGGGCCGGAACGACGTGGGCCGGGTGGCGGCGTTCGGCACGGTGCGGCTCACGGCCTTCATGGTGGTGGAGCGGTACTCGCACGTGATGCACCTGGTGAGCGAGGTGCGCGGCCGGCTGCGCGAGGAGCTCGACGCGCTGGCCGCCCTCGGCGCGTGCTTCCCGGCGGGCACCGTGAGCGGCGCGCCCAAGGTGCGGGCCATGGAGATCATCGACGCCCTGGAGCCCACGCGGCGGGGGCCCTACGCCGGCGCGGTAGGGTACGTCGGCTGGGGGGCGCGCACCCTGGACACGGCCATCGCCATCCGCACCGTGGTGATGCGGGGTGGCCGCGCCTGGGTGCAGGCCGGCGCCGGGATCGTCGCGGACTCCGAGGCCGCGGCGGAGTGGCGCGAAACCGAAGCCAAGGCGCGGGCGGTGCTCGCGGCGCTCGGCCTCGCGGGGGCGCGCGGGCCCTAGGCCCGGCCGGGCCGCCGGCCCGCGGACATGCGGCCCCTCCCCGGGGCGCGTATATTGGAGGCCATGCCTTTCAAGCTCGTCTCCTTCACCGGCGACCAGGACTTCGAGCTCATCCCGGACCATACCTACGTGGTCGGCCGGGCGGTCACGAGCGACATCCCCATCTTCGATCCGACGATCAGCCGCCGCCACGCCGAGCTCCGGGTGGGGAAGGCCACGATCGCGCTCAAGGACCTGGGCAGCTCCAACGGCACGTTCATCAATGGCGAGCGGGTCACCGACGGCACCCTCGAGGCCGGCGACTCGGTGACGTTCGGCAAGGTGGTCTTCCAGCTCAAGACCCCCGAGATGGGCAGCGCGCGGCTGGTCACCACCGGGCAGAACCTGCCCCAGCCCGGCGGCACGATCGTCAAGCAGATCGCCATGAGCGGCCACGTGGGGGCGGCCATCGTCGGCGAGGTGGCCCAGGCCGCCGGCGCCCACGACGCCCAGGGCCAGCTCAAGGTGGCCGGCGCCAGCACGGCCGAGCGCAACGCGCGCAAGCTCTCCCTGCTGCTCGAGGTGTCGCAGAAGCTCTCCGGCGAGCTCGACCTCGACAAGCTGCTGGGCCGGGTGGTGGAGACCACCTTCGACGTCATGGGCGTGGACCGGGTGTCGGTGCTGCTCAAGACCGAGAGCGGCGAGCTGGTGCCGCGGGTGTCCAAGAGCCGCCTCGGCGACAGCTCCGCGCAGCACGTGCCGCGATCCATCGCCCGCAAGGCGGTGGAGGAGCGGGTGGCCATCCTCACCGACAACGCCGTGGCCGACGACCGCTTCAAGGGCGGGGCGTCGATCATGCTGCAGAGCGTCCGCAGCGCCATGTGCATCCCGCTCATGGCCAGCGCGGAGATGGTGCTCGGCATCCTGTACGTGGACAACCTCACCGCCACCAACTCCTTCAGCGACGAGGACCTGCAGTTCCTCATCGCGTTCGGCGGCCTGGCGGCGATCGCCATCAAGAACAGCCGCTTCGCCGAGCAGATCCAGCGCGAGGCGATGGTCCGCTCCAACTTCGAGCGCTACTTCGCGCCGAACGTGGCGGCGGAGATCGCCATGCAGCAGGGGGCGGTGAAGCTGGGCGGCGACAAGCGCCCGGTGACGATCCTCTTCTCCGACATCCGCGGCTTCACCACGATGTCGGAACACATGAGCCCGGAGAGCATCGCGAGCCTGCTCTCGGACTACTTCACCGAGATGGTGGACATCATCTTCGCCAACGGCGGCACCCTCGACAAGTTCATCGGGGACGCCGTCATGGCCCTCTGGGGGGCCCCGGTGCCCCACGCCGACGACCCCGACCGCGCGGTGCAGGCGGCGATCGCCATGCAGCGCGCCATCCACGCGCTCAACGCCAAGTGGACGGCGGACGGGCGGCCCAGCATCAGCGTGGGGATCGGGATCAACTACGGCGAGACCTTCGCGGGAAACATCGGCAGCCACCTGCGGCTGGAATACACGGTCATCGGCGACAATGTCAACGTGGCCAGCCGGCTCTGCTCCAATGCCAAGGGCGGGGAGATCCTGATCTCCGACCCGCTCTACCAGGTGCTCAAGGAGAAGCCCCCGGTCGAGGCGCGCGACCCGCTCGCGGTCAAGAACCGCGCCCAGGCGGTGCCGGTCTGGCGGGTCAAGGTCTGACGGCGGCGGCTACGGCGCCGCCGGCTCCATCTTCCAGAACGCGATCCCCCCGGCCTGCTGGCCCACCTCCACCGACGCCACCCGCGCCAGCGCCACCAGGTCCCAGACGTCCACCGTGCCCGGCGCCGCCCCCACCCCCTCGCTGCTCACAAAGGCGTAGCGGGAATCGGGGCTGATCGCCACCCCGTGACTGATCGTGGTGGAGCTCTGCGCCTGCATCACGCTGTGGCCGCGCGCCAGGTCAAACACCTGTACCCCACCCCCCTGCTTGAGGCTCGCCACCAGCAGCCGCCCATCCGGCGTCACCGCCAGGTTGTAGGGGCCACGACCCGTCGGGAACCGGCGGGTGATGCGCCAGCCGGCCCGCTCCACCTCCACGATCTCGTCCGCCTTGTTGCACGCCACGTAAACGTGGGCCCCGTCGGCGGCGGGCTGGGCCCAGGTCGGCGAGCAGCTGGGTCGCGGCATCATGCCGCCCATGTCATGGCCGCCGTGGGCCGGCGGGGCCACCGCGGGGAGCGGCCCCTCGCTCCCGCGCGCCAGGCCGAAGCGGCGCGCCACCTCGAAGGTGGCGGCATCGAGTTCCACCAGCTGGTCGTCCATCATGCAGGTGGAGTACTGCGCCCGGCCGTCCGGCGAGAGCCGGCTGCCATGCGGCATGGTGCAGGTCTCGGTGCGCGCCACCTCGGTCAGGGTCGGCGTGTAGACCACCGACACCGACGAGGGGACCATCCGTCCGTGCAGGTTGAAGTTGACGATGAAGGCGTAGAGCCCGTCGGCGGTGACGTCGAGGGAGGCGGGGAAGTTGCCGAGCAGGATGCCCGGCCCCGCGAGGGTGTCGGGACCGAGGGCGTAGCGCCAGTACCGGCCGTCGGGCGATCCGTGGCCGGTGGTGACGTGAAGGAACCGCCCGTCGCGGCTGATCTGCAGCCCATGCGGGCCCTCCATCTCGGCCGGGGACTGCCCCGCGGCAATGGTGCGCTCCACCACCGCGCCGCCCGGCCCGAACCGGATCCGGTGCAGCAGGTCGGCCGACTCGGCCCCGACGTACACCCAGTAGGTGCGGGTGGGCGGCGCCGGCGGCTGCTGGGCGGCCGCCGGGCGGGCGAGGGCGAGGGCGAGGGCCGCGACGCCGGCCAGCGCGAGCCGCTTGCGGGAAGGGGAGCTGGGCATCAGCTTGCCACCAGTCTGCAGGTTGCGGGTTGCAGGGTCCATCCCGTCAGGTTCACGGCGCCCCGGCGCCATCCCTCGGAGCCCCGACGTGTCGAAGCTAATCTCGCGCCTCCTCGCCGTCACGGCGATCAGCCTCGCCCCCGCCACCCCCACGGCGGCCCAGCAGCCCGCCCCACCCCCGGTGGCGCGGCTGGTGGCCGAGCCGGCGGCCCTCACGCTCGAGGTGGGTGCCACGGACTCGTTCCGCGTCACCGCCTTCGACGCCGCCGGCCGCGAGATCCCCAACCCGCCGCTGCGGGGCAGCGGCCCGCGCAACGCGCTGCGGCTGGGCCGCAACGCGGTCACCGCGCTGGCGGCGGGCCGGTTCGAGATGGTCTTCACGGCCGTCAGCGGGGATGGCACCCCGCCCGCGATGGTCACGATCCCGGTGCAGGTCACCTGGCCGGCCCTGCAGTCGCTCGCGGTGCGCAGCGAGCCCGGCCGGCTCTATACCGGCATCACCCTCGGCCTCACGGCGCACGGGCACCACGCCGACGGCGGGGAACGCCCGGCGGCGGCCCTCCCGGCCACGTGGCGCAGCTCCAGCCCCGCGATCGCGTCGGTGGACCGCTATGGCTACGTCACGGCCCACCGCGCCGGCACGGTGGTGATCACCGCGGAGGCGGAGGGACGCCGGGCGGACTGGCGGCAGGTGGTCCTGGCCAATCCGGTCCGCAGCCTCTCGGTGGACCTGGACCAGGCCAGCGTCCGCACCGGCGATGTCCTGCACCTCAAGGCCACCGCACGCCGCGCCAACGGGACGCCGGTCACCGACGTGCCGATCACCTGGAGCTACACCTACGCCCCCGACGATACCATCGCGGCCCCGGGCGCCACCGGCGTCCTGGATCGCGGCCTCTTCACCGCCGAGGTGCCGGGCCGCTACACCCTGCTCGCCTCGGCCGGGGACGTGGTGGCCCGGGCCGTCGTGGAGGCCCGCCCCCGTGACGCGCGTCGCCGCATCAGCGTCACCGGCCGCGGCGCGATCACCAACGTCCACACCTCGGACTTCTGGCCCTGGACCGGCCGCGACGGCCGCGACTACGCCCTGGTCGGGACCTGGGGCGGCGACGGCTGGGCCTACGTCTTCGACATCACGGACCTGGCGCACCCGGTGCGCACCGACTCCATCAAGGTGGACGCGCGGGTGATCAATGACGTGACCGTCTCGCCCGATGGCCGCTACGGCGTCCTGTCCCGCGAGGGCGCCTCCAACCGGGTGAACGGCGTGGTCCTCCTCGACCTCGCCACGCCGGCCCACCCCCGGGTGGCGTCCGGCTTCGACCAGGAGCTGACCGGTGGCGTGCACAACATGTTCGCCACCCGGGATTACCTCTTCGCCATCTCGGGCGGCGACCGCTACGTCATCATCGACGTCCGCGATGTGGACCACCCGAAGTACGTCAGCGAATACGACCACCCCAACAGCCGGGTGCACGACGTCTGGGTGCACGACGGCATCGCCTACAGCTCCGAGTGGGGCACCGGCGTGGTCGCGGTGGACGTGGGCAACGGCCGGTGGGGCGGCACCATCGAGAAGCCCGTCCTCATCAACACCTTCGCGACCACCAGCGGCGCCACGCACGAGATCTTCCCGTACATCCAGAAGGCCACCGGCAAGGTCTACCTGTTCCTGGGGGACGAGATCATGTCGCGCGAGGGACGCGTCTGGGAGGGGACCAACTACTTCCCCGACCTCTTCGGCAGCATCCCGAAGCGGGGCGGCGTGCCCCAGACCTCGGCCGGCTACACCCACATCATCGACTTCACCGACCCGATGCACCCGCAGAACATCGCGAAGTACCACCAGGAGGAGTTCGGCGCGCACGACATCATCGTCGAGGACGACGTGATGTACCAGGCGTACTACGACGGCGGGGTCCGGGTGGTCGATGTCTCGGGCGAGCTGGTGGGCAACCTGGCGGAGCAGCGGCGGGAGATCGCGGTGTACAAGCCCTTTGATCCCGAGGGATACACCCCCAATGCTTCGTTCGTGATGAACGCGATGCCGTGGAAGGGCCACATCCTCTTTACCGACTTCAACAGCGGCCTGTGGGCCGCCAAGCTGGAGCCGAAGCAGGGCCTCACGCCGTAGCCGGGTGGGGCGGCAGGGCGGTACGGCGGCACTGCCCCACGGCGGCCGAGCCGCCGAGCCGCCGCCTAGCCGCCTAGCCGCGCCCCTCCCCGAAGCGGTATCCACACCCCGCCTCTTCCAGCAGGCGCAGCACCAGGCGCACCGGCA encodes:
- a CDS encoding YncE family protein, yielding MPSSPSRKRLALAGVAALALALARPAAAQQPPAPPTRTYWVYVGAESADLLHRIRFGPGGAVVERTIAAGQSPAEMEGPHGLQISRDGRFLHVTTGHGSPDGRYWRYALGPDTLAGPGILLGNFPASLDVTADGLYAFIVNFNLHGRMVPSSVSVVYTPTLTEVARTETCTMPHGSRLSPDGRAQYSTCMMDDQLVELDAATFEVARRFGLARGSEGPLPAVAPPAHGGHDMGGMMPRPSCSPTWAQPAADGAHVYVACNKADEIVEVERAGWRITRRFPTGRGPYNLAVTPDGRLLVASLKQGGGVQVFDLARGHSVMQAQSSTTISHGVAISPDSRYAFVSSEGVGAAPGTVDVWDLVALARVASVEVGQQAGGIAFWKMEPAAP
- a CDS encoding FHA domain-containing protein, whose translation is MPFKLVSFTGDQDFELIPDHTYVVGRAVTSDIPIFDPTISRRHAELRVGKATIALKDLGSSNGTFINGERVTDGTLEAGDSVTFGKVVFQLKTPEMGSARLVTTGQNLPQPGGTIVKQIAMSGHVGAAIVGEVAQAAGAHDAQGQLKVAGASTAERNARKLSLLLEVSQKLSGELDLDKLLGRVVETTFDVMGVDRVSVLLKTESGELVPRVSKSRLGDSSAQHVPRSIARKAVEERVAILTDNAVADDRFKGGASIMLQSVRSAMCIPLMASAEMVLGILYVDNLTATNSFSDEDLQFLIAFGGLAAIAIKNSRFAEQIQREAMVRSNFERYFAPNVAAEIAMQQGAVKLGGDKRPVTILFSDIRGFTTMSEHMSPESIASLLSDYFTEMVDIIFANGGTLDKFIGDAVMALWGAPVPHADDPDRAVQAAIAMQRAIHALNAKWTADGRPSISVGIGINYGETFAGNIGSHLRLEYTVIGDNVNVASRLCSNAKGGEILISDPLYQVLKEKPPVEARDPLAVKNRAQAVPVWRVKV
- a CDS encoding chorismate-binding protein; amino-acid sequence: MAPGFSSLPDFLARATPGMVPVVRQVVLDGDTPVAAFAKLHQGRYGFLLESLEGGERWARYTFLSTDPREVLSYHGREVRRWTPGAGWSTVATDEAPLDHLARTMRQYPPVDLPGLPRFTGGAVGYIGYDVVRSLERLPDAPADDRGLPDALLMVADTLLVLDNLFNRATIIANVEVAPGMSPAALEALYHGAVARIEGWLARLAAPSALTPLAIEGAAPIPATTAPFSDQAYQDGVRTIQEHIAAGDTFQTVLSRRIDLDAPDPFLTYRYLRALNPAPYLYFLHFDDLHVVGSSPEVLIRVEEGEVTVRPIAGTRPRGATAAEDQALQAELEADPKERAEHLMLVDLGRNDVGRVAAFGTVRLTAFMVVERYSHVMHLVSEVRGRLREELDALAALGACFPAGTVSGAPKVRAMEIIDALEPTRRGPYAGAVGYVGWGARTLDTAIAIRTVVMRGGRAWVQAGAGIVADSEAAAEWRETEAKARAVLAALGLAGARGP